In one window of Toxotes jaculatrix isolate fToxJac2 chromosome 10, fToxJac2.pri, whole genome shotgun sequence DNA:
- the lrit3a gene encoding leucine-rich repeat, immunoglobulin-like domain and transmembrane domain-containing protein 3a, with product MRRLLYVHVFLCCLSMAHPFCPSQCTCVFHGRTDGTGTRSVLCNDPDMSDIPVNVPVDTVKLRIEKTAVRRIPTEAFYYLVELRYLWITYNSIASVDTGSFYNLKVLHELRLDGNMISMFPWESLKEMPRLKTLDLHNNRLTNVPTEAIPYLLNITYLDLSSNKLTTLPSDLMDIWPPFNGAPISTNASQKIVLGLQDNPWFCDCKISKLIEISKMVDTPVVLMDLFLACSGPENLAGVLFQRAELDNCVKPSVMTSATKITSPLGSNVLLRCDATGFPTPALYWAKSDGSPVNNTVQESPGEGIRWSIMSLHGILYKDAGNYSCKAKNVAGNAEATISLSVAGTISTTISPVRPSIRTGPTSQGTTFTTPTEIPEPPSITSTVLPRTSTVPAAPKKPKTTPSNGLQKGSLKQTKTQQGGNGRKLAADEKSKKINVSKSVKDLKIVEETSDSAVLLWTADGLPSDAPLTVVYSPYDEDDIKRTEETNAGSGKMLLEGLSSGMRYSVCLIAKGSDAGKDPCIDFYTLDNVEDGGQNQLFIIISGIACALVLPLIALLLYKILALYCKGSNTALDEEELEKESYVKFETISMKQRTLNSRPTELWARRPTHESERMLLCSRSSIDSQMTYKSDSSRSEYLC from the exons ATGCGTCGACTTCTCTATGTGCATGTATTCCTATGCTGCCTCAGTATGGCTCATCCTTTCTGTCCGTCCCAGTGCACCTGTGTCTTTCATGGACGTACCGATGGAACAGGAACCAg ATCTGTGCTCTGCAATGACCCAGACATGTCTGATATCCCTGTCAATGTCCCAGTGGACACGGTAAAACTTCGGATTGAGAAAACCGCTGTACGTCGAATCCCAACAGAAGCTTTTTACTACCTGGTGGAGCTACGGTACCTGTGGATTACTTACAATTCCATAGCCTCAGTGGATACAGGGAGTTTCTACAACCTCAAAGTGCTCCACGAGCTGAGGCTGGATGGAAACATGATCTCCATGTTCCCTTGGGAGTCACTTAAAGAGATGCCCAGGCTGAAGACACTGGATCTACACAACAACAGACTCACTAATGTTCCCACTGAGGCTATCCCCTACCTCCTCAACATTACGTACTTGGATCTATCGAGCAACAAATTAACAACCCTACCCTCTGATCTCATGGATATCTGGCCCCCCTTCAATGGTGCACCCATCTCTACTAATGCCTCCCAGAAAATAGTGTTAG GCCTTCAAGATAATCCCTGGTTCTGTGACTGTAAAATCTCTAAGCTGATTGAGATTTCTAAAATGGTAGACACACCAGTGGTTTTGATGGACCTATTCCTGGCCTGCAGTGGACCAGAGAATCTGGCTGGTGTCCTTTTTCAGCGTGCAGAACTTGACAATTGTGTAAAACCATCAGTCATGACTTCTGCAACCAAGATCACGTCTCCTTTGGGCAGTAATGTTCTCCTGCGATGTGATGCGACAGGGTTTCCGACACCAGCTCTTTACTGGGCTAAGTCAGACGGGTCACCAGTCAACAACACAG TCCAGGAGTCACCTGGTGAGGGCATCAGATGGTCCATCATGAGCTTGCATGGAATATTGTACAAAGATGCCGGGAACTACAGTTGCAAAGCTAAGAATGTCGCTGGCAATGCAGAAGCCACCATTTCTCTCTCGGTTGCTGGTACCATCAGTACCACCATCTCTCCAGTGAGGCCAAGCATCAGAACTGGACCAACCAGCCAAGGCACAACATTTACTACCCCGACAGAAATTCCTGAACCACCCTCCATAACGTCCACAGTTCTCCCAAGAACATCAACAGTACCAGCTGCTCCTAAGAAGCCAAAAACTACCCCCAGCAACGGTTTACAGAAGGGAtcactcaaacaaacaaagacacagcaaGGAGGCAATGGGAGAAAGCtcgcagcagatgaaaagagcAAGAAAATTAATGTATCAAAGTCTGTCAAAGACCTCAAAATTGTAGAGGAAACATCTGACAGTGCAGTGTTGCTCTGGACAGCAGATGGGTTACCAAGTGATGCCCCACTCACAGTTGTATATTCACCGTATGATGAGGATGACATcaaaaggacagaggagactAATGCTGGCAGTGGAAAAATGCTCCTAGAGGGACTGTCATCTGGGATGAGGTACTCAGTTTGCCTCATAGCAAAAGGTAGTGATGCTGGGAAAGATCCTTGCATTGACTTCTACACACTAGACAATGTAGAGGATGGTGGACAGAACCAGCTTTTCATTATCATAAGCGGGATTGCCTGTGCTTTGGTTTTGCCTCTTATTGCTCTGTTGCTCTATAAGATTCTTGCTCTCTACTGCAAGGGAAGCAACACAGCTTTGGATGAAGAGGAGCTAGAAAAAGAGAGCTATGTCAAGTTTGAGACAATTTCAATGAAACAAAGAACTTTGAACTCTCGCCCAACTGAGCTTTGGGCAAGGAGACCGACCCATGAGTCAGAGCGAATGCTCCTTTGCTCCAGGTCGAGCATAGACTCCCAGATGACCTATAAGAGCGACAGTTCCCGGTCTGAGTATCTCTGCTGA